A single window of Pyrus communis chromosome 10, drPyrComm1.1, whole genome shotgun sequence DNA harbors:
- the LOC137748604 gene encoding uncharacterized protein: MKAQVLRRLEASLALISVYAIANHLCFSKNHSPRHCRARGYNSDSRYVFVAVIYVELKRVQGLLLRAMKHAVWSHLLLLGCLEKSFWSRFVRLMGNTLPLGCIFHQCR, encoded by the exons ATGAAGGCACAAGTCCTTAGGCGCCTTGAAGCAAGTCTAGCACTCATCTCAGTCTACGCGATTGCAAACCATTTGTGCTTTAG CAAGAATCACTCCCCAAGACATTGCAGGGCACGAGGGTACAATTCGGATTCGAGATAT GTTTTTGTTGCTGTAATTTATGTTGAATTGAAAAGGGTTCAAGGGTTGCTGCTTCGAGCCATGAAGCACGCAGTGTGGAGCCATTTGCTGCTACTAGGGTGCTTGGAGAAATCATTCTGGAGCAGATTCGTGAGATTAATGG GGAATACTTTGCCTTTGGGTTGTATATTTCACCAAT GTCGATAA